The genomic interval TTTTCTAATCTGATATCACCAAACATCAAATCACCATCTAATAACTTTTTGACATCTAAAATATTTGTATTAAGGATTTCACTGTAAATCAAAGTATCTTTATGATGGTCTCTAATTAAAACCTCTCTCAATTTAACACCTCCAAAAATATTTATTTTAGCGGTCCCCACATTGATATCAACCCCAAAATCATTATTTAAGTTCTGGGTAACATAATGTGCAATTTTAGTTTGAACGAAAGAAGTTGAAAGAGCAATTCCTAACAATAGTAAGAGGAGAATTAACCCAATAATTAAACTTAAAAATATTTTAATGTACTTTTTGATCTTCTTGATTTTTAATTTTTTCTAAAAACAGGATATTGCACAAAGAAAGAGTCTTTCCTTTCGCAAAAATTCTTTAATTTTGGCTGCGCCGTAAAATTAAAGAATTTAAAATTCGGTTTGTCAAATATAATTCAAAATTTGTGCCTTTTTATGCAAAATCCCGAGGTTTTTATTCTTGCCATCGAAAGTTCCTGTGATGATACTGCTGCCGCTGTTTTAAATAACGATAAAGTATTGTCAAATGTTGTTGCTAATCAGCTAATTCATTCACAATATGGAGGTGTAGTACCTGAACTAGCTTCGAGAGCACACCAACAAAATATTGTTCCCGTAATTGATGCCGCTCTTAAAAAAGCCAATATTCAAAAAGAACAACTCAGTGCCATTGCTTTTACCCAAGGTCCAGGACTTATGGGTTCACTACTCGTGGGGAGTTCTTTTGCGAAGTCAATGGCTAGTGCATTAAACATCCCTTTGATTGCCGTAAATCATATGCATGCACATATTTTAGCCCATTTTATTGATGAAGAAGGCTATGACAAACCAGAATTTCCGTTTTTAGCCTTAACCATTAGTGGTGGACATACTCAAATTGTGAGAGTTGAAGGTTTTTTTGATATGACCATAATTGGCGAAACAACTGATGATGCGGTTGGAGAAGCATTTGATAAAACTGCAAAAATATTAGGACTTCCCTATCCTGGTGGTCCATTAGTTGATAAAAATGCACAATTAGGAAATCCAATAGCTTTTAAGTTTACCAAGCCTAAAGTTCCGGGATTGGATTTTAGTTTTTCTGGTCTCAAAACGGCTATTTTGTATTTTATCCAAAAGAAAAAACTTGAGAACGAAAATTTCATTGACGAAAACATCAATGATATTTGTGCTTCGGTTCAACATACTATCATCGAGATTTTGATGGACAAACTAAAATTAGCTGTCAAAGAAACTGGCATCAATAAAATAGCAATTGGCGGCGGCGTTTCTGCTAATTCAGGTATTAGAAAAACGCTAAAAGAAGGCGAACAAAAATACGGGTGGAAAACCTATATCCCCAAATTTGAATACACCACAGATAATGCTGCAATGATAGGAATTGTAGGTTATCAAAAATATTTAACACAACAATTTGAAACCGCTACAGTTGTTTCAAAAGCACGAATCCAATTTTAAGCTATGCAATTATTTTACAATATTGACCTAAACGAATCTACAGAAAGCTTTTCTTTTGACAAAGAAGAAAGCAGGCACATCATTAAAGTATTGCGGAAAAAAGATGGTGATATACTACACGTTACCAATGGATTAGGACTTTTATTTGAAACTAAAATTAATTTGGCCTCCGATAATAAATGTACGGTTGATATTTTATCTTTCACAAAAAAAGAACCTTCTAAATATCATTTGCATTTGGCAGTAGCCCCTACCAAAATGAACGATCGATTTGAATGGTTTTTGGAAAAAGCAACTGAAATAGGTATTCATGAAATTACACCAATTATTTGTGATCGTTCTGAAAGAAAAGTGATCAATCAAGATCGTTATGAGAAAATAATCTTATCGGCTTTAAAACAAGCTAACGAGCTTTATTTACCCAAATTAAACCCTGCCATTTCATTTAAAGATTTTGTTGGTCAAACAGAAAAAAAAGGCCTTCAATTAATTGCTCATTGCGAAGAAACGGATAAAAAAACACTTAAATCTATTTTGAAACCAAATGAAGATGTCACCATGCTGATAGGACCTGAGGGAGATTTTTCAGATAAAGAAATCCAACTAGCATTAGAGAATAACTTCCAAGCCGTATCTTTGGGAAATACTAGATTACGAACTGAAACAGCTGCAATGGTAGCCTGTCATAGTATTGCTTTTTTTAATGAGAATTAAATCAGATGAAAAAAATCTATTTCGTTTTTCTTTTTCTGTCCTTGAACA from Flavobacterium ovatum carries:
- the tsaD gene encoding tRNA (adenosine(37)-N6)-threonylcarbamoyltransferase complex transferase subunit TsaD, with the translated sequence MQNPEVFILAIESSCDDTAAAVLNNDKVLSNVVANQLIHSQYGGVVPELASRAHQQNIVPVIDAALKKANIQKEQLSAIAFTQGPGLMGSLLVGSSFAKSMASALNIPLIAVNHMHAHILAHFIDEEGYDKPEFPFLALTISGGHTQIVRVEGFFDMTIIGETTDDAVGEAFDKTAKILGLPYPGGPLVDKNAQLGNPIAFKFTKPKVPGLDFSFSGLKTAILYFIQKKKLENENFIDENINDICASVQHTIIEILMDKLKLAVKETGINKIAIGGGVSANSGIRKTLKEGEQKYGWKTYIPKFEYTTDNAAMIGIVGYQKYLTQQFETATVVSKARIQF
- a CDS encoding 16S rRNA (uracil(1498)-N(3))-methyltransferase; its protein translation is MQLFYNIDLNESTESFSFDKEESRHIIKVLRKKDGDILHVTNGLGLLFETKINLASDNKCTVDILSFTKKEPSKYHLHLAVAPTKMNDRFEWFLEKATEIGIHEITPIICDRSERKVINQDRYEKIILSALKQANELYLPKLNPAISFKDFVGQTEKKGLQLIAHCEETDKKTLKSILKPNEDVTMLIGPEGDFSDKEIQLALENNFQAVSLGNTRLRTETAAMVACHSIAFFNEN